The Arachis duranensis cultivar V14167 chromosome 2, aradu.V14167.gnm2.J7QH, whole genome shotgun sequence genome has a window encoding:
- the LOC107475683 gene encoding senescence associated gene 20 → MAPKNKYDEGSCVENKSIVESLYKALLGEGQMEMVSKVLASDLEWWFHGPPECQHMMKVLTGETAHNKGFKFEPRSFTSIGDCVITEGWEGQAYWVHVWTLKNGLITQFREYFNTWLVVRDLSPPRWEIKQNSLTLWQSQPRDLYRRSLPGLVLAI, encoded by the coding sequence ATGGCACCAAAAAACAAGTATGATGAAGGCTCTTGTGTTGAAAACAAATCCATAGTTGAGTCTCTATACAAGGCACTTCTTGGAGAAGGGCAAATGGAAATGGTTTCAAAGGTGCTAGCAAGTGATCTTGAATGGTGGTTCCATGGCCCCCCAGAATGCCAACACATGATGAAGGTCCTCACTGGTGAAACAGCACACAACAAAGGCTTCAAGTTTGAGCCTAGAAGCTTCACATCCATAGGAGATTGTGTTATCACTGAAGGGTGGGAAGGACAAGCCTATTGGGTTCATGTTTGGACATTGAAGAATGGCTTGATAACTCAATTTAGGGAGTATTTCAACACATGGCTTGTTGTTAGGGATTTGAGTCCTCCAAGGTGGGAGATCAAGCAAAATAGCTTGACTCTTTGGCAGAGCCAGCCTCGCGATTTGTATCGTAGGTCACTTCCGGGGCTGGTTCTAGCCATTTAG
- the LOC107475430 gene encoding uncharacterized protein LOC107475430 isoform X1, translated as MLVIGQSLQETTLDETQNPNGFVEVNDERLHQKLNNRMLRIISNMFKPQRLISHFLQENLMNPFKNAIFSKKIDWSCISTTCKQWIKNPLNMALLLWITCVIVSGAILFLVMTGMLNRILTKKSQRDEWFEANNQILNALFTLMCLYQHPKRFYHLVLLLRWKQEDITILRNLYCKNGNPKPHEFFHMMVVIVLLHVNCFAQYALCSLNLGFDRSKRPAVAVGICISIAIAAPIFTGLYCFVSPLGKEYESDEVYCSTGSRLPSETSFSFASRNDHGLVVIEYAPEWRGGLFDLKQNLSVAYQTLFCGFCTFGRNMKRLHFGNIYVHISTFFLFCMAPFCIFNLAALHIDDENLRRIMGFIGILLSVFGLLYGGYWRIQMRRRFNLPPNNNNKLCCGNQNVSDCMQWLFCCWCSLAQEVRTVEFYDIVEDEFSCKSQNHGMFNSSSLWSSPSLSNKVWSEEKQKNHVMEAPIALRINVEDNVIRRT; from the coding sequence ATGCTAGTGATTGGACAAAGCTTGCAAGAAACAACCTTGGATGAAACTCAAAACCCAAATGGTTTTGTTGAGGTTAATGATGAAAGGCTTCATCAAAAACTGAACAACAGAATGTTGAGAATTATTTCCAACATGTTCAAACCTCAGAGACTGATTTCACATTTTTTACAGGAAAATCTTATGAATCCTTTCAAGAATGCTATTTTTTCCAAGAAGATTGATTGGTCATGTATTAGCACAACTTGCAAGCAATGGATCAAGAATCCCTTGAACATGGCACTTCTTCTATGGATAACTTGTGTCATCGTCTCCGGCGCGATTCTCTTCCTAGTTATGACAGGAATGCTAAACAGAATcctcaccaagaaatcccaaAGAGATGAATGGTTTGAAGCAAACAACCAAATCCTCAATGCTCTATTCACTCTCATGTGTCTATATCAACATCCAAAGAGATTCTAccatcttgttcttcttcttagGTGGAAACAAGAAGACATAACAATCCTCAGAAACTTGTATTGCAAGAATGGAAATCCCAAGCCTCATGAATTTTTTCACATGATGGTTGTTATTGTGTTACTCCATGTTAATTGCTTTGCTCAATATGCATTATGCAGCCTTAATTTAGGGTTCGACCGGTCTAAAAGGCCGGCCGTTGCAGTTGGTATATGCATCTCAATCGCAATTGCTGCTCCGATTTTCACAGGACTATACTGCTTTGTTAGCCCTCTAGGCAAGGAATATGAATCTGATGAAGTATATTGTTCAACCGGTTCAAGATTACCGTCCGAAACGAGCTTTTCTTTTGCATCAAGAAATGATCATGGCCTTGTTGTTATTGAGTATGCACCTGAATGGAGAGGAGGACTATTTGATCTTAAGCAAAATCTTTCTGTTGCATACCAAACACTCTTCTGTGGATTTTGCACTTTTGGAAGGAACATGAAAAGGCTTCACTTTGGTAACATTTATGTTCACATTTcaactttttttctattttgtatgGCACCCTTTTGCATCTTTAATCTTGCTGCATTGCACATTGATGATGAGAATCTAAGAAGAATCATGGGGTTCATTGGTATATTGCTTTCAGTTTTTGGTTTACTCTATGGTGGATATTGGAGGATTCAAATGAGGAGAAGGTTCAATTTGccaccaaataataataataaactttgTTGTGGGAATCAAAATGTTAGTGATTGCATGCAATGGCTATTCTGTTGTTGGTGTTCTCTTGCACAAGAAGTTAGAACAGTGGAATTCTATGACATAgttgaagatgaattctcatGCAAAAGTCAGAATCATGGAATGTTCAATTCTTCTTCACTTTGGAGCAGTCCTAGTTTGTCTAATAAGGTTTGGTCTGAAGAGAAACAGAAAAATCATGTTATGGAGGCTCCAATTGCACTGAGAATTAATGTGGAAGATAATGTCATTAGAAGAACATGA
- the LOC107475430 gene encoding uncharacterized protein LOC107475430 isoform X2, producing the protein MLVIGQSLQETTLDETQNPNGFVEENLMNPFKNAIFSKKIDWSCISTTCKQWIKNPLNMALLLWITCVIVSGAILFLVMTGMLNRILTKKSQRDEWFEANNQILNALFTLMCLYQHPKRFYHLVLLLRWKQEDITILRNLYCKNGNPKPHEFFHMMVVIVLLHVNCFAQYALCSLNLGFDRSKRPAVAVGICISIAIAAPIFTGLYCFVSPLGKEYESDEVYCSTGSRLPSETSFSFASRNDHGLVVIEYAPEWRGGLFDLKQNLSVAYQTLFCGFCTFGRNMKRLHFGNIYVHISTFFLFCMAPFCIFNLAALHIDDENLRRIMGFIGILLSVFGLLYGGYWRIQMRRRFNLPPNNNNKLCCGNQNVSDCMQWLFCCWCSLAQEVRTVEFYDIVEDEFSCKSQNHGMFNSSSLWSSPSLSNKVWSEEKQKNHVMEAPIALRINVEDNVIRRT; encoded by the exons ATGCTAGTGATTGGACAAAGCTTGCAAGAAACAACCTTGGATGAAACTCAAAACCCAAATGGTTTTGTTGAG GAAAATCTTATGAATCCTTTCAAGAATGCTATTTTTTCCAAGAAGATTGATTGGTCATGTATTAGCACAACTTGCAAGCAATGGATCAAGAATCCCTTGAACATGGCACTTCTTCTATGGATAACTTGTGTCATCGTCTCCGGCGCGATTCTCTTCCTAGTTATGACAGGAATGCTAAACAGAATcctcaccaagaaatcccaaAGAGATGAATGGTTTGAAGCAAACAACCAAATCCTCAATGCTCTATTCACTCTCATGTGTCTATATCAACATCCAAAGAGATTCTAccatcttgttcttcttcttagGTGGAAACAAGAAGACATAACAATCCTCAGAAACTTGTATTGCAAGAATGGAAATCCCAAGCCTCATGAATTTTTTCACATGATGGTTGTTATTGTGTTACTCCATGTTAATTGCTTTGCTCAATATGCATTATGCAGCCTTAATTTAGGGTTCGACCGGTCTAAAAGGCCGGCCGTTGCAGTTGGTATATGCATCTCAATCGCAATTGCTGCTCCGATTTTCACAGGACTATACTGCTTTGTTAGCCCTCTAGGCAAGGAATATGAATCTGATGAAGTATATTGTTCAACCGGTTCAAGATTACCGTCCGAAACGAGCTTTTCTTTTGCATCAAGAAATGATCATGGCCTTGTTGTTATTGAGTATGCACCTGAATGGAGAGGAGGACTATTTGATCTTAAGCAAAATCTTTCTGTTGCATACCAAACACTCTTCTGTGGATTTTGCACTTTTGGAAGGAACATGAAAAGGCTTCACTTTGGTAACATTTATGTTCACATTTcaactttttttctattttgtatgGCACCCTTTTGCATCTTTAATCTTGCTGCATTGCACATTGATGATGAGAATCTAAGAAGAATCATGGGGTTCATTGGTATATTGCTTTCAGTTTTTGGTTTACTCTATGGTGGATATTGGAGGATTCAAATGAGGAGAAGGTTCAATTTGccaccaaataataataataaactttgTTGTGGGAATCAAAATGTTAGTGATTGCATGCAATGGCTATTCTGTTGTTGGTGTTCTCTTGCACAAGAAGTTAGAACAGTGGAATTCTATGACATAgttgaagatgaattctcatGCAAAAGTCAGAATCATGGAATGTTCAATTCTTCTTCACTTTGGAGCAGTCCTAGTTTGTCTAATAAGGTTTGGTCTGAAGAGAAACAGAAAAATCATGTTATGGAGGCTCCAATTGCACTGAGAATTAATGTGGAAGATAATGTCATTAGAAGAACATGA
- the LOC107475430 gene encoding uncharacterized protein LOC107475430 isoform X3 — translation MLVIGQSLQETTLDETQNPNGFVEVNDERLHQKLNNRMLRIISNMFKPQRLISHFLQENLMNPFKNAIFSKKIDWSCISTTCKQWIKNPLNMALLLWITCVIVSGAILFLVMTGMLNRILTKKSQRDEWFEANNQILNALFTLMCLYQHPKRFYHLVLLLRWKQEDITILRNLYCKNGNPKPHEFFHMMVVIVLLHVNCFAQYALCSLNLGFDRSKRPAVAVGICISIAIAAPIFTGLYCFVSPLGKEYESDEVYCSTGSRLPSETSFSFASRNDHGLVVIEYAPEWRGGLFDLKQNLSVAYQTLFCGFCTFGRNMKRLHFVFGLLYGGYWRIQMRRRFNLPPNNNNKLCCGNQNVSDCMQWLFCCWCSLAQEVRTVEFYDIVEDEFSCKSQNHGMFNSSSLWSSPSLSNKVWSEEKQKNHVMEAPIALRINVEDNVIRRT, via the exons ATGCTAGTGATTGGACAAAGCTTGCAAGAAACAACCTTGGATGAAACTCAAAACCCAAATGGTTTTGTTGAGGTTAATGATGAAAGGCTTCATCAAAAACTGAACAACAGAATGTTGAGAATTATTTCCAACATGTTCAAACCTCAGAGACTGATTTCACATTTTTTACAGGAAAATCTTATGAATCCTTTCAAGAATGCTATTTTTTCCAAGAAGATTGATTGGTCATGTATTAGCACAACTTGCAAGCAATGGATCAAGAATCCCTTGAACATGGCACTTCTTCTATGGATAACTTGTGTCATCGTCTCCGGCGCGATTCTCTTCCTAGTTATGACAGGAATGCTAAACAGAATcctcaccaagaaatcccaaAGAGATGAATGGTTTGAAGCAAACAACCAAATCCTCAATGCTCTATTCACTCTCATGTGTCTATATCAACATCCAAAGAGATTCTAccatcttgttcttcttcttagGTGGAAACAAGAAGACATAACAATCCTCAGAAACTTGTATTGCAAGAATGGAAATCCCAAGCCTCATGAATTTTTTCACATGATGGTTGTTATTGTGTTACTCCATGTTAATTGCTTTGCTCAATATGCATTATGCAGCCTTAATTTAGGGTTCGACCGGTCTAAAAGGCCGGCCGTTGCAGTTGGTATATGCATCTCAATCGCAATTGCTGCTCCGATTTTCACAGGACTATACTGCTTTGTTAGCCCTCTAGGCAAGGAATATGAATCTGATGAAGTATATTGTTCAACCGGTTCAAGATTACCGTCCGAAACGAGCTTTTCTTTTGCATCAAGAAATGATCATGGCCTTGTTGTTATTGAGTATGCACCTGAATGGAGAGGAGGACTATTTGATCTTAAGCAAAATCTTTCTGTTGCATACCAAACACTCTTCTGTGGATTTTGCACTTTTGGAAGGAACATGAAAAGGCTTCACTTTG TTTTTGGTTTACTCTATGGTGGATATTGGAGGATTCAAATGAGGAGAAGGTTCAATTTGccaccaaataataataataaactttgTTGTGGGAATCAAAATGTTAGTGATTGCATGCAATGGCTATTCTGTTGTTGGTGTTCTCTTGCACAAGAAGTTAGAACAGTGGAATTCTATGACATAgttgaagatgaattctcatGCAAAAGTCAGAATCATGGAATGTTCAATTCTTCTTCACTTTGGAGCAGTCCTAGTTTGTCTAATAAGGTTTGGTCTGAAGAGAAACAGAAAAATCATGTTATGGAGGCTCCAATTGCACTGAGAATTAATGTGGAAGATAATGTCATTAGAAGAACATGA